A single window of Zea mays cultivar B73 chromosome 10, Zm-B73-REFERENCE-NAM-5.0, whole genome shotgun sequence DNA harbors:
- the LOC103640990 gene encoding probable serine/threonine-protein kinase At1g09600 isoform X1, giving the protein MVICRQVQRLARKTAKIGLSAISSFKKKALHLMGCLCSKGAKEDANAASGRRTPPRRSEPATDAIAKDSSSSAALNNAKTKGNLYGAEKVVVSLDARISSGNNAEFKGLNAVSGWPSWLVNVAPKAVEGWLPRRADSFEKLAKIGQGTYSVVYKARDLESGKIVALKKVRFVNMDPESVRFMAREIHILRRLDHPNVIKLQGIVTSRVSQSLYLVFEYMEHDLAGLVATPGLKLTEPQIKCIVQQLLHGLDHCHRNGVLHRDIKGSNLLIDSNGTLKIGDFGLAISYDPSNPQPLTSRVVTLWYRPPELLLGATDYAAAVDMWSTGCIVAELFAGKPIMPGRTEVEQIHKIFKLCGSPSENYCKKSKVPETAMFKPQQQYRRCVTETFKDLPTPAVLLIDSLLSLEPEGRGTATSALQSEFFRAKPLACDPSSLPKLPPSKEYDVRLRQEEARRLRNAAALGGPGAESVKPGNESHVVASRAIDIAAQVKQPTHSTSKSTCEKFSAEDSVPGFRVEPRALPTSAQVPECGSTWNNTGDHHRSVLGRVCSSVRVARKKGPSNSNTPQYDAADLRNGGDRNQRADRPAVSSQKKDQQEQDRGRKYKRIHYSGPLMPPGGNIEDMLKEHERHIQEAVRKARLCKGSK; this is encoded by the exons ATGGTCATTTGTCGTCAAGTGCAGAGATTAGCAAGAAAAACCGCAAAAATTGGTCTCAGTGCAATCAGCTCGTTCAAGAAGAAGGCCCTGCATCTTATGGGCTGTCTTTGCTCCAAAGGCGCCAAAGAAGATGCCAATGCCGCTTCTGGACGCAGAACGCCGCCAAGGAGAAGTGAGCCAGCCACTGATGCGATCGCGAAGGACAGCAGCAGTTCAGCCGCGCTTAATAATGCAAAGACCAAAGGAAATCTGTATGGTGCAGAAAAGGTGGTAGTGTCTCTAGATGCTAGGATCAGCAGTGGAAACAACGCAGAGTTTAAAGGGCTTAATGCAGTCTCTGGCTGGCCATCTTGGCTCGTGAATGTGgcacctaaagcagtagaaggctggtTGCCTCGGCGAGCAGATTCCTTTGAGAAACTGGCCAAG ATTGGGCAAGGAACCTACAGTGTGGTGTACAAAGCCCGGGATCTGGAATCTGGGAAGATCGTTGCGCTAAAAAAGGTGCGGTTCGTCAACATGGATCCCGAGAGCGTGCGCTTCATGGCCAGAGAAATCCACATCCTTCGGAGGCTGGACCATCCCAACGTCATAAAGCTCCAAGGGATCGTAACGTCCCGCGTGTCGCAGAGCCTCTACCTTGTCTTCGAGTACATGGAGCATGACCTCGCTGGTCTCGTTGCAACTCCAGGCCTCAAGCTCACTGAGCCGCAG ATAAAATGCATCGTCCAGCAGCTGCTCCACGGCCTCGACCATTGCCACAGAAACGGGGTCCTGCATAGGGACATCAAGGGCTCGAACCTGTTGATTGACAGCAACGGGACGCTCAAGATCGGAGACTTCGGCCTGGCAATATCGTACGATCCCAGCAACCCGCAGCCACTGACAAGCCGCGTTGTGACGTTATGGTACAGACCACCGGAGCTTCTGCTGGGTGCCACAGATTATGCTGCTGCGGTGGACATGTGGAGCACAGGATGTATCGTGGCTGAGTTGTTTGCTGGCAAGCCAATCATGCCAGGAAGAACCGAG GTGGAGCAAATCCACAAGATATTTAAGCTGTGTGGCTCCCCATCCGAGAACTACTGCAAGAAATCGAAGGTGCCAGAAACTGCAATGTTCAAGCCTCAGCAGCAATACAGGCGGTGTGTCACCGAGACTTTCAAAGATTTACCCACTCCAGCTGTACTTCTCATCGACTCATTGCTTTCGCTAGAGCCAGAAGGACGTGGAACAGCCACCTCAGCTCTTCAAAGTGAA TTTTTCAGAGCCAAACCACTCGCTTGCGACCCTTCGAGCCTACCGAAACTCCCACCAAGCAAAGAGTACGATGTCAGACTTAGGCAAGAAGAAGCCAGGAG GCTAAGAAACGCGGCGGCACTTGGCGGGCCAGGAGCTGAATCTGTCAAACCTGGAAATGAGAGCCATGTAGTAGCCAGTCGCGCCATTGATATAGCTGCTCAAGTTAAG CAACCCACGCATAGCACTTCGAAGAGCACCTGTGAGAAGTTCAGCGCCGAGGACAGTGTGCCAGGGTTCCGTGTAGAGCCTCGGGCACTGCCAACCTCAGCGCAGGTTCCTGAGTGTGGATCCACGTGGAATAACACAGGGGATCACCATCGTTCGGTCCTCGGCCGCGTTTGCAGCTCTGTTCGCGTTGCGAGGAAGAAAGGGCCATCGAATTCGAATACGCCACAGTACGACGCTGCAGACTTGAGGAACGGCGGTGACCGCAACCAGCGAGCAGACAGGCCTGCCGTCTCCTCTCAGAAGAAAGACCAGCAGGAG CAGGACCGTGGAAGGAAGTACAAAAGGATCCACTATTCTGGGCCGTTGATGCCACCGGGTGGCAACATCGAAGACATGCTCAAGGAGCACGAGAGGCACATCCAAGAAGCGGTGCGCAAGGCGCGACTCTGTAAGGGAAGCAAGTAG
- the LOC103640990 gene encoding probable serine/threonine-protein kinase At1g09600 isoform X2 has protein sequence MVICRQVQRLARKTAKIGLSAISSFKKKALHLMGCLCSKGAKEDANAASGRRTPPRRSEPATDAIAKDSSSSAALNNAKTKGNLYGAEKVVVSLDARISSGNNAEFKGLNAVSGWPSWLVNVAPKAVEGWLPRRADSFEKLAKIGQGTYSVVYKARDLESGKIVALKKVRFVNMDPESVRFMAREIHILRRLDHPNVIKLQGIVTSRVSQSLYLVFEYMEHDLAGLVATPGLKLTEPQIKCIVQQLLHGLDHCHRNGVLHRDIKGSNLLIDSNGTLKIGDFGLAISYDPSNPQPLTSRVVTLWYRPPELLLGATDYAAAVDMWSTGCIVAELFAGKPIMPGRTEVEQIHKIFKLCGSPSENYCKKSKVPETAMFKPQQQYRRCVTETFKDLPTPAVLLIDSLLSLEPEGRGTATSALQSEFFRAKPLACDPSSLPKLPPSKEYDVRLRQEEARRLRNAAALGGPGAESVKPGNESHVVASRAIDIAAQVKQPTHSTSKSTCEKFSAEDSVPGFRVEPRALPTSAQVPECGSTWNNTGDHHRSVLGRVCSSVRVARKKGPSNSNTPQYDAADLRNGGDRNQRADRPAVSSQKKDQQEDRGRKYKRIHYSGPLMPPGGNIEDMLKEHERHIQEAVRKARLCKGSK, from the exons ATGGTCATTTGTCGTCAAGTGCAGAGATTAGCAAGAAAAACCGCAAAAATTGGTCTCAGTGCAATCAGCTCGTTCAAGAAGAAGGCCCTGCATCTTATGGGCTGTCTTTGCTCCAAAGGCGCCAAAGAAGATGCCAATGCCGCTTCTGGACGCAGAACGCCGCCAAGGAGAAGTGAGCCAGCCACTGATGCGATCGCGAAGGACAGCAGCAGTTCAGCCGCGCTTAATAATGCAAAGACCAAAGGAAATCTGTATGGTGCAGAAAAGGTGGTAGTGTCTCTAGATGCTAGGATCAGCAGTGGAAACAACGCAGAGTTTAAAGGGCTTAATGCAGTCTCTGGCTGGCCATCTTGGCTCGTGAATGTGgcacctaaagcagtagaaggctggtTGCCTCGGCGAGCAGATTCCTTTGAGAAACTGGCCAAG ATTGGGCAAGGAACCTACAGTGTGGTGTACAAAGCCCGGGATCTGGAATCTGGGAAGATCGTTGCGCTAAAAAAGGTGCGGTTCGTCAACATGGATCCCGAGAGCGTGCGCTTCATGGCCAGAGAAATCCACATCCTTCGGAGGCTGGACCATCCCAACGTCATAAAGCTCCAAGGGATCGTAACGTCCCGCGTGTCGCAGAGCCTCTACCTTGTCTTCGAGTACATGGAGCATGACCTCGCTGGTCTCGTTGCAACTCCAGGCCTCAAGCTCACTGAGCCGCAG ATAAAATGCATCGTCCAGCAGCTGCTCCACGGCCTCGACCATTGCCACAGAAACGGGGTCCTGCATAGGGACATCAAGGGCTCGAACCTGTTGATTGACAGCAACGGGACGCTCAAGATCGGAGACTTCGGCCTGGCAATATCGTACGATCCCAGCAACCCGCAGCCACTGACAAGCCGCGTTGTGACGTTATGGTACAGACCACCGGAGCTTCTGCTGGGTGCCACAGATTATGCTGCTGCGGTGGACATGTGGAGCACAGGATGTATCGTGGCTGAGTTGTTTGCTGGCAAGCCAATCATGCCAGGAAGAACCGAG GTGGAGCAAATCCACAAGATATTTAAGCTGTGTGGCTCCCCATCCGAGAACTACTGCAAGAAATCGAAGGTGCCAGAAACTGCAATGTTCAAGCCTCAGCAGCAATACAGGCGGTGTGTCACCGAGACTTTCAAAGATTTACCCACTCCAGCTGTACTTCTCATCGACTCATTGCTTTCGCTAGAGCCAGAAGGACGTGGAACAGCCACCTCAGCTCTTCAAAGTGAA TTTTTCAGAGCCAAACCACTCGCTTGCGACCCTTCGAGCCTACCGAAACTCCCACCAAGCAAAGAGTACGATGTCAGACTTAGGCAAGAAGAAGCCAGGAG GCTAAGAAACGCGGCGGCACTTGGCGGGCCAGGAGCTGAATCTGTCAAACCTGGAAATGAGAGCCATGTAGTAGCCAGTCGCGCCATTGATATAGCTGCTCAAGTTAAG CAACCCACGCATAGCACTTCGAAGAGCACCTGTGAGAAGTTCAGCGCCGAGGACAGTGTGCCAGGGTTCCGTGTAGAGCCTCGGGCACTGCCAACCTCAGCGCAGGTTCCTGAGTGTGGATCCACGTGGAATAACACAGGGGATCACCATCGTTCGGTCCTCGGCCGCGTTTGCAGCTCTGTTCGCGTTGCGAGGAAGAAAGGGCCATCGAATTCGAATACGCCACAGTACGACGCTGCAGACTTGAGGAACGGCGGTGACCGCAACCAGCGAGCAGACAGGCCTGCCGTCTCCTCTCAGAAGAAAGACCAGCAGGAG GACCGTGGAAGGAAGTACAAAAGGATCCACTATTCTGGGCCGTTGATGCCACCGGGTGGCAACATCGAAGACATGCTCAAGGAGCACGAGAGGCACATCCAAGAAGCGGTGCGCAAGGCGCGACTCTGTAAGGGAAGCAAGTAG
- the LOC100276173 gene encoding Putative methyltransferase At1g22800, mitochondrial → MASSAAARRLLLLRHRHGNLLPKRHFSSSSAPDGLDDGGGRVKIFDRDLKRRHRDRAAWVMRETDGLVDAVAENLLDRLEDCRKAFPSALCLGGSAGAVRRLLRGRGGIERLIMMDMSADMVKKWRESENATGDGPETHFVIGDEEFLPIKESSQDLIMSCLGLHWTNDLPGAMIQCRLALQPDGLFLAAILGGETLKELRIACTVAQMEREGGISPRMSPLAQVRDAGNLLTRAGFTLPGVDVDQYTVRYNNALELVEHLRAMGETNALFQRNPVLKRDTALATAAIYQSMFGLEDGSIPATFQVIYMTGWREHPSQQKAKRRGSATISFGDIQKQFGPSEN, encoded by the exons ATGGCATCCTCGGCCGCCGCTCGCCGCCTTCTCCTCCTCCGCCACCGCCATGGGAACCTTCTCCCCAAACGCCACTTCTCTTCCTCATCCGCTCCCGACGGCCTCGACGACGGCGGTGGCCGCGTCAAGATCTTCGACCGCGACCTGAAGCGCCGGCACCGGGACCGCGCGGCGTGGGTGATGCGTGAGACCGATGGGCTCGTGGATGCGGTCGCTGAGAATCTCCTAGACCGCCTCGAGGACTGCAGGAAAGCCTTCCCCTCCGCACTCTGCCTTGGGGGCTCCGCCGGCGCCGTCCGCCGCTTGCTCCGTGGCCGCG GTGGGATTGAGAGGCTGATCATGATGGACATGTCAGCCGATATGGTGAAGAAGTGGCGAGAGTCAGAGAATGCCACTGGTGATGGGCCTGAGACCCACTTTGTTATCGGCGATGAGGAGTTTCTTCCAATCAAAGAGAG CTCACAGGATTTGATAATGAGCTGTCTTGGACTTCATTGGACAAATGATCTACCTGGAGCAATGATACAG TGTAGGCTGGCGTTGCAACCTGATGGCCTTTTTCTGGCAGCAATTCTTGGTGGAGAAACACTGAA GGAGCTTAGAATTGCATGCACAGTTGCTCAAATGGAACGCGAAGGGGGCATCAGTCCTCGAATGTCCCCTTTAGCGCAA GTCCGTGACGCAGGAAACCTTTTGACAAGGGCAGGCTTTACCCTTCCAGGAGTTGATGTTGATCAGTATACCGTTAGATACAATAATG CTTTGGAACTTGTTgaacatcttagagcaatgggggaAACAAATGCTCTCTTTCAAAGAAATCCT GTGTTGAAAAGGGATACGGCCTTGGCAACTGCAGCAATTTACCAGTCAATGTTTGGGTTAGAAGACGGATCTATTCCAGCAACCTTTCAA GTAATTTACATGACTGGCTGGAGGGAGCATCCATCACAGCAAAAGGCTAAGAGAAGGGGTTCTGCGACCATATCATTCGGTGATATACAGAAACAATTTGGTCCCAGTGAGAACTGA